The proteins below are encoded in one region of Paenibacillus sp. YYML68:
- the dnaB gene encoding replicative DNA helicase, whose translation MNESLFMDRIPPQNIEAEQAVLGAILLDGDALVTAMERVNGEDFYRGAHQRIYEAMIEIAEANEPVDLVTLTARLQDKQQLEEVGGITYLSQLAHSVPTAANVDYYAQIVEEKSMLRRLIRAATQIVTNGYAGEDEVGTLLSDAEQRIMEISQARSGSGFIAIKDVLMEVFDKVEMLYNQKGSTTGIRSGFSDLDKMTSGFQRSDLIIVAARPSVGKTAFALNIAQNVGVREKETVAIFSLEMGAAQLVQRMICAEANVDAGRMRTGFLESDDWEKLTMAIGSLSEANIYIDDSPSVTVADIRAKCRRLKKEKGLGMILIDYLQLIHGRGKGDNRQQEVSEISRTLKQIARELDVPVIALSQLSRGVEQRQDKRPMMSDLRESGSIEQDADIVAFLYRDDYYDKESEKKNIIEIIIAKQRNGPVGTVELAFLKNYNKFVGLDRSHSEPPPMAKSS comes from the coding sequence AGACTTCTATCGTGGGGCTCACCAGCGAATCTACGAGGCGATGATCGAAATTGCCGAAGCGAATGAGCCGGTTGACCTCGTGACGCTGACGGCGCGTCTGCAGGATAAGCAGCAGCTGGAGGAGGTCGGCGGGATTACGTACTTGTCCCAGCTGGCCCATTCGGTGCCGACGGCCGCGAACGTCGATTATTACGCGCAGATCGTGGAAGAGAAGTCGATGCTGCGCCGATTAATTCGTGCGGCGACCCAGATCGTGACGAACGGCTACGCCGGTGAGGATGAGGTCGGTACACTGCTGAGCGACGCCGAGCAGCGCATTATGGAGATTTCGCAGGCGCGCTCGGGCTCCGGCTTCATCGCGATCAAGGACGTCCTTATGGAAGTATTCGATAAGGTGGAGATGCTGTACAACCAGAAGGGGAGCACGACCGGTATACGCTCCGGCTTCTCTGATCTTGATAAGATGACGTCGGGCTTCCAGCGGTCTGACCTGATTATCGTGGCAGCGCGTCCTTCCGTAGGTAAGACGGCATTCGCGCTGAACATCGCTCAGAATGTCGGGGTGCGGGAGAAGGAGACGGTGGCGATCTTCAGCCTCGAGATGGGCGCCGCTCAGCTCGTACAGCGTATGATCTGCGCCGAGGCGAACGTCGATGCGGGACGCATGCGGACGGGCTTCCTGGAGTCGGACGATTGGGAGAAGCTGACGATGGCGATCGGCTCGCTGTCTGAGGCGAATATCTACATCGACGATTCTCCTTCCGTTACAGTGGCAGACATCAGAGCGAAGTGCAGGCGTCTGAAGAAGGAGAAGGGACTGGGGATGATTCTGATCGACTACCTGCAGCTCATTCACGGACGCGGCAAGGGCGATAACCGTCAGCAAGAAGTATCTGAGATCTCGCGTACGCTGAAGCAGATTGCCCGTGAGCTCGACGTGCCGGTCATTGCGCTGTCACAGCTTAGCCGCGGCGTCGAGCAGCGTCAGGATAAGCGTCCGATGATGTCTGACCTTCGTGAATCCGGATCGATCGAGCAGGATGCCGATATCGTAGCGTTCTTGTACCGCGATGATTATTACGACAAGGAATCAGAGAAGAAGAACATTATCGAGATCATTATCGCCAAGCAACGTAACGGCCCGGTCGGCACGGTCGAGCTGGCGTTCCTGAAGAACTATAACAAGTTCGTCGGCCTGGATCGGTCCCATTCGGAGCCTCCGCCGATGGCGAAGTCGTCGTAA
- a CDS encoding adenylosuccinate synthase: MSTVVVVGTQWGDEGKGKITDFLAESADVVARYQGGNNAGHTILINEKKYKLTMIPSGIFYEDKLCVIGNGMVINPGALLEEIQYIHDNGFTTNNLKISDRAHVIMPYHLLLDGLEEERKGDNKIGTTRKGIGPCYMDKAARNGIRIADLMDAEEFERKVHQLVAEKNVLIEQVYGSKGLEAQSIIDEYLGYAERMRPYVMDTSVILNDQIDAGKKVLFEGAQGVMLDIDQGTYPFVTSSNPSAGGVCIGSGVGPSKIKQVIGVAKSYTTRVGDGPFPTEQINETGDWIRERGHEYGTVTGRPRRVGWFDTVVIRHARRVSGITGLSLNSLDVLAGLETVKICTAYKYRGEVIEHYPASLKMLAECEAVYEELPGWSEDLTSVRKLDELPANARRYVERVSELTGIPIAIFSVGRNREQTNLVKPIYE; this comes from the coding sequence ATGTCAACGGTAGTAGTTGTTGGAACCCAATGGGGAGACGAAGGAAAGGGTAAGATTACCGACTTCCTTGCTGAGTCCGCAGATGTTGTAGCACGTTATCAGGGCGGCAATAATGCTGGACATACGATTCTCATTAATGAGAAGAAATATAAGCTGACGATGATTCCGTCGGGTATTTTTTATGAGGATAAGCTATGTGTGATCGGTAACGGGATGGTTATCAATCCAGGGGCGCTGCTGGAGGAAATTCAATATATTCATGATAACGGCTTCACAACGAATAACTTGAAGATTAGTGACCGCGCTCACGTCATTATGCCTTATCATCTGTTGCTTGATGGTCTTGAGGAAGAGCGCAAGGGTGACAACAAGATCGGCACGACGCGCAAAGGTATCGGTCCTTGCTACATGGATAAGGCGGCTCGTAACGGTATTCGGATCGCGGATCTGATGGATGCCGAGGAGTTCGAGCGCAAGGTGCACCAGCTCGTTGCCGAGAAGAACGTCCTGATCGAGCAGGTGTACGGCTCTAAGGGACTCGAAGCGCAGTCGATCATTGATGAGTACCTCGGCTATGCGGAGCGTATGCGTCCATATGTGATGGATACATCCGTTATCTTGAACGATCAGATCGATGCAGGTAAGAAGGTGCTGTTCGAAGGCGCTCAAGGCGTTATGCTCGATATCGACCAAGGCACGTATCCGTTCGTGACGAGCTCGAACCCTTCGGCCGGCGGCGTATGCATCGGCTCGGGCGTTGGACCGTCGAAGATTAAGCAGGTCATCGGCGTAGCGAAGTCTTACACGACGCGCGTCGGTGATGGTCCATTCCCAACGGAGCAGATCAATGAGACGGGTGACTGGATCCGCGAGCGCGGTCACGAGTACGGTACAGTTACAGGCCGTCCGCGCCGTGTTGGCTGGTTCGATACGGTCGTCATTCGCCATGCACGCCGTGTCAGCGGCATTACAGGCTTGTCGCTGAACTCGCTGGACGTGCTGGCTGGTCTTGAGACGGTGAAGATCTGCACGGCGTATAAGTATCGCGGCGAAGTGATCGAGCATTATCCGGCGAGCTTGAAGATGCTGGCTGAGTGCGAAGCGGTGTACGAGGAGCTGCCGGGCTGGAGCGAGGACTTGACGAGCGTGCGCAAGCTGGATGAGCTTCCGGCTAATGCTCGCCGCTATGTAGAGCGTGTGTCGGAGCTTACGGGTATTCCGATCGCGATCTTCTCGGTTGGTCGTAATCGCGAGCAGACGAATTTGGTGAAGCCGATTTACGAATAA
- a CDS encoding peptidoglycan DD-metalloendopeptidase family protein: protein MNVFRGIGRLRSLVDKLFTNRPQARPERLTSDSGDASADRQADQQQRALIHTEGQADMQAKSLAYRHTWKAALAQHRGLVLQSSAAVVLMAAVVWSGHQYVRASMVDYYQVFANGDAIGTVSDPARIEQFKQAKRDELSQDASGFKVIVKEPAIELKRERAFNHKADDQYVMDTLADYFYSYPVGVELLVDGKPMGVLKDESLANGVLEQIKSNAIAATVKTKEAGKVGILSASPKDSIVQAELLNADFVQQVELREVKLNPAELIQPEEMQKKLETGDVQPTKYTVEDGDCVSCIAKKLNIPKQLIYQNNPTITNDMIKVGQQLDLTVLQPTLSVRTVEKIVENQEIQHETEYVQDDSMKLGLTQTLTAGQNGMKRMTIQLTKVNGLLEEEVVLAEEIVEEPKKAVVKRGTKVIRGEGTGKFAWPVVSASITSTYGTRWGAFHKGIDITGNRNILAADNGKVVTAGSKSDYGNYVIIDHLNGYRTLYGHLSKILVTQGTIVEKGEKIGIMGSTGDSTGVHLHFEILRNSSPQNPLKFLNR from the coding sequence ATGAACGTTTTCAGAGGGATAGGCCGGCTTAGGAGCTTGGTGGACAAGCTCTTCACGAATCGACCACAAGCACGGCCAGAGCGCTTGACTAGCGATTCCGGGGATGCATCCGCGGATCGTCAAGCTGATCAGCAACAGCGTGCACTTATACATACAGAAGGACAAGCAGATATGCAGGCGAAGTCGCTTGCTTACAGACATACATGGAAGGCAGCACTGGCACAGCATAGAGGACTAGTGCTTCAATCTTCAGCAGCTGTCGTGCTCATGGCGGCTGTCGTGTGGAGCGGCCATCAGTACGTACGGGCGAGCATGGTCGATTACTACCAGGTGTTCGCAAATGGTGATGCGATCGGAACCGTATCGGACCCGGCACGGATCGAACAGTTCAAGCAAGCGAAGCGGGACGAGCTGTCTCAGGACGCTTCCGGCTTCAAAGTTATCGTGAAGGAACCGGCCATCGAATTAAAGCGTGAAAGGGCTTTCAACCATAAGGCCGACGATCAGTACGTTATGGATACGCTGGCTGATTACTTCTACTCGTATCCGGTAGGTGTAGAGCTGCTCGTGGATGGCAAGCCGATGGGCGTGCTCAAGGACGAGAGCTTGGCGAACGGGGTGCTCGAGCAGATCAAGTCGAACGCTATTGCAGCGACCGTGAAGACGAAGGAAGCGGGCAAGGTCGGTATTCTATCCGCCTCGCCGAAGGATTCGATCGTCCAGGCAGAGCTGCTGAATGCGGACTTCGTCCAGCAGGTCGAGCTGCGTGAGGTGAAGCTGAACCCAGCTGAGCTGATCCAGCCAGAGGAGATGCAGAAGAAGCTCGAGACGGGCGACGTGCAGCCAACGAAGTATACGGTGGAGGACGGCGACTGCGTCTCCTGCATCGCGAAGAAGCTGAACATTCCGAAGCAGCTCATCTATCAGAACAACCCAACGATTACGAACGATATGATCAAGGTAGGCCAGCAGCTCGACTTAACGGTGCTGCAGCCGACGCTGTCCGTGCGGACGGTGGAGAAGATCGTAGAGAACCAAGAGATTCAGCACGAGACGGAATATGTGCAGGACGATAGCATGAAGCTCGGGCTGACGCAGACGCTGACGGCTGGTCAGAACGGGATGAAGCGGATGACGATCCAGCTGACGAAGGTGAACGGTCTTCTCGAAGAGGAGGTCGTGCTCGCCGAGGAGATCGTCGAGGAGCCGAAGAAGGCGGTCGTGAAGCGGGGAACGAAGGTAATCCGCGGCGAGGGCACGGGCAAGTTCGCTTGGCCGGTCGTATCGGCTTCGATTACGAGCACGTACGGCACGCGCTGGGGCGCCTTCCACAAGGGCATCGACATTACAGGCAACCGCAACATTCTCGCAGCGGACAATGGCAAGGTCGTGACTGCCGGCTCGAAGAGCGATTATGGCAATTATGTTATTATAGATCATCTGAACGGGTATCGGACGCTGTACGGACATTTGAGCAAGATTCTAGTGACGCAAGGCACGATCGTCGAGAAGGGCGAGAAGATCGGTATTATGGGCAGCACCGGAGATTCGACGGGGGTGCATTTGCACTTCGAGATTTTGCGGAACTCGTCGCCGCAGAATCCGCTTAAGTTTTTGAACCGGTAA